A window of Candidatus Methylomirabilota bacterium genomic DNA:
CCTGACGCCACGAGTGTCCGCCGGCGCGTCCGGGTAAGCGGAAGCTGAGGACGACCCTGGCATGCGTTGAGGAGCGCTCCGAGCGGCGGCTTCGCCGCCGCCACGACGGGGGGGCATGGGGGGGTCTTCCGAGGGTAACAATATACTTGACTAACCCCGCCCGCCCTGCTACACTTCGGGCATGGACACATCACGGCCCGCTCCCGCGACCCTGCTAGAAGCCATTCGCATCTTTGCCGACACCGACACCTGCCAAGACTTCTTGGCGCGGTTGCGGTGGCCGAACGGCGTCACCTGCCCGACCTGCGGCAGCGCTGAGGTGATCTATCTCGCTACCTACCGCCGCTGGAAATGCCGGACCAAGCATCCGCGTCAGCAGTTCTCCATCAAGGTCGGGACGATCTTCGAGGATTCGCCCATCGGGCTCGACAAGTGGCTGCCTGCGCTCTGGATGATCGTAAATGACAAGAACGGAATTAGCTCTTACGAAGTGGCCCGCGCGCTCGGTGTGACTCAGAAAACCGCGTGGTTCATGGGCCACCGACTCCGGCTCGCTATGCAGCGGGGCAGCGTTCTCAAGCTGCGGGGCGAGGTTGAAGTCGACGAGACCTTCATCGGCGGCAGCGCCCGCTTCATGCACAAGGGGAAGCGCGCCGCGAAGATCAAGGGTGCCACTGGCGCGGTCGGCAAGGTTGCCGTCATGGGGCTGCTGGAACGCCATGGGCCGGATGGACATAGCCGCGTGACTACCAAGAT
This region includes:
- a CDS encoding IS1595 family transposase; translation: MDTSRPAPATLLEAIRIFADTDTCQDFLARLRWPNGVTCPTCGSAEVIYLATYRRWKCRTKHPRQQFSIKVGTIFEDSPIGLDKWLPALWMIVNDKNGISSYEVARALGVTQKTAWFMGHRLRLAMQRGSVLKLRGEVEVDETFIGGSARFMHKGKRAAKIKGATGAVGKVAVMGLLERHGPDGHSRVTTKIVPNIRRATLAPHVRAHVEPGADVFTDALSSYNDLSHDYTHQVIDHAESYVRGKVHTNGLENFWSLLKRAIKGTYVSVEPFHLFRYLDEQAFRYNARRTNDATRFLRVLASIVGKRLTYKHLIGDGLPAAPATT